A region from the Drosophila mauritiana strain mau12 chromosome 2L, ASM438214v1, whole genome shotgun sequence genome encodes:
- the LOC117135236 gene encoding uncharacterized protein LOC117135236 isoform X15: protein MKYSTSRLNILCLLGLCLLLFKTEPIEAQNKRTSRVTSSRSFGTNVKTDNSNGPSFDCPEEFGYYPHPSDCTQYYVCVFGGALLESCTGGLMYSHDLQTCDWPRNVGCELADTSSERNIAQSQVQRQREPHAQHVPSRIRFGAAFSSQGGTQKTATVPPQYHRSPPQVIQAQVQNIPPPPPELRVSPNPVITSRGQPKPLIDSQEDIAKLYADAQESLPPVEEEESDRQQRVYRGQPSTVSQVQRDRDGIIHQASINSIPQTGKIGSYAFGTAYRVESPSPSSLGTPQPANIFVQPTPAAPPQQSEPNRNYYNASTFNHGGSYQPQQQHQQQQLQPTPFQQAQPQEQHQQQAQAPTHSYDTSYYSVYDDDIDLYRDLEYHQQQSQEQQKPPTPQYQSAVRQQQAHPTYRPLELPATPKPPPYENQPAYNTDYDEDINGQIEQDNAYDQPTRSPQRAEHVAIQKLDTRASHSSTVTLTTTASPPEVLTYYETLTTPYAPKRGSSDYAYGSAEDNDQRDRLLTEVKSRPHTGSEDFDLIANVVGHTDKNTATPPTRSQKTKSTPPHNGSQKPGRSSNTTTHAVTFTQSSTITTTSTFPPTTTKKLTRNNNRNRGSAMYSNQDRDLISTPNRGTHPPRTRPTLKPSGIIVSKAQEFVDIYRYPPSRPDPIYPQPTPDKTAAKCRKDVCLLPDCYCGGKDIPGGLNASETPQFVLMTFDDAVNTINIDLYEELFNNKSRKNPNGCSWRGTFYLSHEWTDYVMVQDLYSQGHEMASHTVSHSFGEQFSQKKWTREIAGQREILAAYGGVKMSDVRGMRAPFLSVGGNKMYKMLYDSNFTYDSSMPVYENRPPSWPYTLDYKIFHDCMIPPCPTRSYPGVWQVPMVMWQDLNGGRCSMGDACSNPSDADGVTKMIMKNFERHYTTNRAPFGLFYHAAWFTQPHHKEGFIKFLDAINAMQDVWIITNWQALQWVRDPTPISRINSFQPFQCDYSDRPKRCNNPKVCNLWHKSGVRYMKTCQPCPDIYPWTGKSGIRSSRIDNEVEEPAA from the exons ATGAAGTATTCAACAAGTCGACTAAACATTCTGTGCCTGCTGGGATTGTGCCTACTGCTTTTTAAAACAG AACCCATAgaggcacaaaacaaaagaaccTCACGCGTAACCAGCTCCCGCAGCTTCGGGACCAACGTCAAGACCGACAACTCCAATGGCCCCAGCTTCGACTGCCCTGAGGAGTTCGGGTACTATCCGCACCCATCAGATTGCACCCAATACTACGTGTGCGTCTTTGGAGGAGCGCTGCTTGAAAGTTGCACTGGCGGGTTGATGTACTCGCACGACCTACAGACCTGCGACTGGCCGCGAAACGTCGGCTGCGAGTTGGCGGACACATCCTCCGAGCGCAACATTGCACAAAGCCAGGTCCAGAGGCAAAGAGAACCCCATGCACAGCACGTACCAAGCCGAATACGCTTTGGAGCCGCTTTCAGCAGTCAGGGTGGCACACAGAAGACGGCCACGGTGCCGCCACAGTACCATCGTTCTCCACCCCAGGTAATACAGGCACAGGTGCAGAATATACCGCCTCCCCCACCGGAACTGCGAGTGTCACCAAACCCGGTAATCACGTCGCGTGGTCAACCAAAACCGCTGATCGACTCCCAGGAGGACATTGCAAAG CTGTATGCCGATGCGCAGGAATCGTTGCCGCCTGTGGAAGAAGAGGAGTCCGACCGTCAGCAGAGAGTGTATCGAGGCCAACCCAGTACCGTTAGTCAAGTTCAACGCGATCGCGATGGTATTATTCACCAAGCTAGTATCAATTCTATTCCTCAAACTGGAAAAATCGGATCTTACGCTTTTGGGACCGCCTATAG AGTTGAGTCGCCTTCACCGTCATCGCTAGGGACACCGCAACCCGCTAATATATTTGTACAGCCCACGCCAGCAGCCCCGCCGCAACAGTCAGAGCCCAATCGTAACTACTACAATGCATCTACATTTAATCATGGGGGCAGCTACCaaccacagcagcaacaccaacaacaacagttaCAACCAACACCATTCCAACAAGCGCAACCACAAgaacaacatcagcagcaggcaCAAGCCCCAACACATTCATATGACACATCCTATTATTCGGTTTACGACGACGATATCGATTTATATAGGGATCTAGAGTACCATCAGCAACAGTCACAGGAGCAGCAGAAACCACCTACGCCGCAGTATCAGTCGGCAGTTCGCCAACAGCAGGCCCACCCAACCTACCGTCCCTTAGAGCTCCCCGCCACTCCGAAGCCCCCCCCTTACGAAAACCAGCCAGCGTACAATACAGACTACGATGAGGATATTAATGGTCAG ATTGAACAGGATAATGCGTACGATCAGCCAACACGTTCTCCTCAAAG GGCAGAACATGTGGCCATACAAAAACTGGATACCCGAGCCAGCCACTCGAGCACTGTCACTCTAACAACGACAGCATCCCCACCGGAAGTACTCACATACTACGAAACGTTGACCACACCCTATGCTCCGAAGCGCGGGTCTAGCGACTACGCCTATGGGTCGGCAGAAGACAATGACCAGAGGGATCGTTTACTAACCGAAGTCAAGTCTAGGCCCCATACCGGTAGCGAAGACTTTGACCTAATTGCCAATGTTGTGGGTCATACCGACAAGAACACCGCGACTCCACCAACACGATCGCAAAAAACGAAATCGACACCGCCACATAACGGAAGCCAGAAGCCAGGAAGGAGTTCCAACACCACAACACATGCTGTTACGTTCACGCAGTCCTCAACAATAACAACCACATCCACATTTCCTCCAACGACAACAAAAAAACTTACAAG aaacaacaacaggaaCCGGGGCAGTGCCATGTACAGTAATCAGGATCGAGACTTAATATCCACTCCCAACCGCGGAACTCATCCTCC ACGAACGCGGCCAACGCTTAAGCCATCGGGAATAATTGTATCAAAGGCTCAAGAGTTTGTGGATATATACCGTTACCCACCGTCCCGCCCTGACCCAATTTACCCACAGCCTACGCCAGATAAAACGGCAGCCAAATGCCGAAAGGACGTATGCCTTTTGCCTGACTGCTATTGCGGAGGAAAGGATATTCCTG GCGGATTAAACGCCTCAGAGACCCCGCAATTCGTACTTATGACGTTTGATGATGCCGTCAATACCATTAATATTGATCTTTACGAGGAACTCTTTAATAATAAGTCGCGGAAAAATCCCAACGGTTGTTCTTGGCGCGGAACTTTTTACCTATCACATGAGTGGACGGACTACGTCATGGTACAGGATTTGTACTCACAAGGTCATGAAATGGCCTCCCACACCGTTTC TCACAGCTTTGGCGAGCAGTTCTCCCAGAAGAAGTGGACTCGTGAAATTGCCGGACAGCGTGAGATCCTTGCTGCGTATGGCGGTGTCAAGATGTCGGATGTTCGAGGCATGCGTGCTCCTTTCCTGTCGGTGGGCGGAaacaaaatgtacaaaatGCTGTACGACTCAAACTTCACTTACGACTCTTCCATGCCTGTCTACGAGAACCGACCACCCTCCTGGCCCTACACGCTCGACTACAAGATATTCCACGACTGCATGATTCCGCCTTGCCCGACCCGTTCTTATCCTGGGGTTTGGCAGGTACCCATGGTCATGTGGCAGGACCTTAACGGAGGCCGCTGTTCTATGGGCGATGCCTGTTCCAACCCCAGTGATGCAGATGGAGTGACAAAAATGATTATGAAGAACTTTGAACGTCATTACACTACAAACAG AGCACCATTTGGCTTGTTTTACCACGCTGCATGGTTTACCCAGCCCCATCACAAAGAGGGCTTTATTAAATTTCTCGATGCCATCAATGCAATGCAAGATGTGTGGATTATAACCAACTGGCAAGCACTACAATGGGTGCGAGACCCTACACCGATATCACGCATCAACTCATTCCAACCATTTCAGTGCGATTATTCG GATCGGCCCAAACGCTGCAACAACCCAAAAGTGTGTAATTTGTGGCACAAATCCGGCGTCCGGTACATGAAAACGTGTCAGCCATGCCCCGACATTTACCCCTGGACTGGAAAATCTGGAATCCGATCTTCCCGAATCGATAATGAAGTTGAAGAGCCGGCGGCGTAA
- the LOC117135236 gene encoding uncharacterized protein LOC117135236 isoform X14, producing the protein MKYSTSRLNILCLLGLCLLLFKTEPIEAQNKRTSRVTSSRSFGTNVKTDNSNGPSFDCPEEFGYYPHPSDCTQYYVCVFGGALLESCTGGLMYSHDLQTCDWPRNVGCELADTSSERNIAQSQVQRQREPHAQHVPSRIRFGAAFSSQGGTQKTATVPPQYHRSPPQVIQAQVQNIPPPPPELRVSPNPVITSRGQPKPLIDSQEDIAKLYADAQESLPPVEEEESDRQQRVYRGQPSTVSQVQRDRDGIIHQASINSIPQTGKIGSYAFGTAYRVESPSPSSLGTPQPANIFVQPTPAAPPQQSEPNRNYYNASTFNHGGSYQPQQQHQQQQLQPTPFQQAQPQEQHQQQAQAPTHSYDTSYYSVYDDDIDLYRDLEYHQQQSQEQQKPPTPQYQSAVRQQQAHPTYRPLELPATPKPPPYENQPAYNTDYDEDINGQIEQDNAYDQPTRSPQRAEHVAIQKLDTRASHSSTVTLTTTASPPEVLTYYETLTTPYAPKRGSSDYAYGSAEDNDQRDRLLTEVKSRPHTGSEDFDLIANVVGHTDKNTATPPTRSQKTKSTPPHNGSQKPGRSSNTTTHAVTFTQSSTITTTSTFPPTTTKKLTRNNNRNRGSAMYSNQDRDLISTPNRGTHPPRTRPTLKPSGIIVSKAQEFVDIYRYPPSRPDPIYPQPTPDKTAAKCRKDVCLLPDCYCGGKDIPGGLNASETPQFVLMTFDDAVNTINIDLYEELFNNKSRKNPNGCSWRGTFYLSHEWTDYVMVQDLYSQGHEMASHTVS; encoded by the exons ATGAAGTATTCAACAAGTCGACTAAACATTCTGTGCCTGCTGGGATTGTGCCTACTGCTTTTTAAAACAG AACCCATAgaggcacaaaacaaaagaaccTCACGCGTAACCAGCTCCCGCAGCTTCGGGACCAACGTCAAGACCGACAACTCCAATGGCCCCAGCTTCGACTGCCCTGAGGAGTTCGGGTACTATCCGCACCCATCAGATTGCACCCAATACTACGTGTGCGTCTTTGGAGGAGCGCTGCTTGAAAGTTGCACTGGCGGGTTGATGTACTCGCACGACCTACAGACCTGCGACTGGCCGCGAAACGTCGGCTGCGAGTTGGCGGACACATCCTCCGAGCGCAACATTGCACAAAGCCAGGTCCAGAGGCAAAGAGAACCCCATGCACAGCACGTACCAAGCCGAATACGCTTTGGAGCCGCTTTCAGCAGTCAGGGTGGCACACAGAAGACGGCCACGGTGCCGCCACAGTACCATCGTTCTCCACCCCAGGTAATACAGGCACAGGTGCAGAATATACCGCCTCCCCCACCGGAACTGCGAGTGTCACCAAACCCGGTAATCACGTCGCGTGGTCAACCAAAACCGCTGATCGACTCCCAGGAGGACATTGCAAAG CTGTATGCCGATGCGCAGGAATCGTTGCCGCCTGTGGAAGAAGAGGAGTCCGACCGTCAGCAGAGAGTGTATCGAGGCCAACCCAGTACCGTTAGTCAAGTTCAACGCGATCGCGATGGTATTATTCACCAAGCTAGTATCAATTCTATTCCTCAAACTGGAAAAATCGGATCTTACGCTTTTGGGACCGCCTATAG AGTTGAGTCGCCTTCACCGTCATCGCTAGGGACACCGCAACCCGCTAATATATTTGTACAGCCCACGCCAGCAGCCCCGCCGCAACAGTCAGAGCCCAATCGTAACTACTACAATGCATCTACATTTAATCATGGGGGCAGCTACCaaccacagcagcaacaccaacaacaacagttaCAACCAACACCATTCCAACAAGCGCAACCACAAgaacaacatcagcagcaggcaCAAGCCCCAACACATTCATATGACACATCCTATTATTCGGTTTACGACGACGATATCGATTTATATAGGGATCTAGAGTACCATCAGCAACAGTCACAGGAGCAGCAGAAACCACCTACGCCGCAGTATCAGTCGGCAGTTCGCCAACAGCAGGCCCACCCAACCTACCGTCCCTTAGAGCTCCCCGCCACTCCGAAGCCCCCCCCTTACGAAAACCAGCCAGCGTACAATACAGACTACGATGAGGATATTAATGGTCAG ATTGAACAGGATAATGCGTACGATCAGCCAACACGTTCTCCTCAAAG GGCAGAACATGTGGCCATACAAAAACTGGATACCCGAGCCAGCCACTCGAGCACTGTCACTCTAACAACGACAGCATCCCCACCGGAAGTACTCACATACTACGAAACGTTGACCACACCCTATGCTCCGAAGCGCGGGTCTAGCGACTACGCCTATGGGTCGGCAGAAGACAATGACCAGAGGGATCGTTTACTAACCGAAGTCAAGTCTAGGCCCCATACCGGTAGCGAAGACTTTGACCTAATTGCCAATGTTGTGGGTCATACCGACAAGAACACCGCGACTCCACCAACACGATCGCAAAAAACGAAATCGACACCGCCACATAACGGAAGCCAGAAGCCAGGAAGGAGTTCCAACACCACAACACATGCTGTTACGTTCACGCAGTCCTCAACAATAACAACCACATCCACATTTCCTCCAACGACAACAAAAAAACTTACAAG aaacaacaacaggaaCCGGGGCAGTGCCATGTACAGTAATCAGGATCGAGACTTAATATCCACTCCCAACCGCGGAACTCATCCTCC ACGAACGCGGCCAACGCTTAAGCCATCGGGAATAATTGTATCAAAGGCTCAAGAGTTTGTGGATATATACCGTTACCCACCGTCCCGCCCTGACCCAATTTACCCACAGCCTACGCCAGATAAAACGGCAGCCAAATGCCGAAAGGACGTATGCCTTTTGCCTGACTGCTATTGCGGAGGAAAGGATATTCCTG GCGGATTAAACGCCTCAGAGACCCCGCAATTCGTACTTATGACGTTTGATGATGCCGTCAATACCATTAATATTGATCTTTACGAGGAACTCTTTAATAATAAGTCGCGGAAAAATCCCAACGGTTGTTCTTGGCGCGGAACTTTTTACCTATCACATGAGTGGACGGACTACGTCATGGTACAGGATTTGTACTCACAAGGTCATGAAATGGCCTCCCACACCGTTTCGTAA